GGGCCGGATGACTGGCCCGGCGGGGACCTGGGCGACCGGATGGTGCGCTGGAGCGCGCAGGGGCACTACCTGTTCCCCATCCAGGTGCACGCGACCATGCGGATGATGACCCCGGTGCGGGCGGAGAACTTCCAGGGAGGTGCCGGATGCAGCCTGCACGGCTTCTGAGGCATGGCGGACGTGGACAGGCGCTGGTGCTGTTCTCGCTGTCGCTCCTGCTCCTGACGTTGATGGTGTTGATGACGCTGGGCTTCGGCATGCGCGCCAAGGAGCGCGTCGAAATCCAGATGGCGGCGGACGCGGCGGCGTACAGCCAGGCGGTGTCCACGGCGCGCACGTTCAACGCCATCGCGGTGATGAACCGCGCGCAGATCGCCCACATGGTGGCGATGGCGGGCACCCAGTCGATGATCAGCTACGGCAGCCAGCAGTACGCCGCCCGGCAGGCGTCCCCGTGCCCCCTGCCCTCCACGGCCTGGTCCGGCCTGGACCAGGCCGCGGCCACGCAGGTGCAGCAGCTGCAGGGCCGCGCGGGCGACATGTTCCGGGCGGAGCTGGTCATGTACAACCGGCTGGTGGGGACCCACCTGGCGGGGCAGGGGCTCACGAAGCTCATCGCCCGGCAGATCAACCCGGAGCTCGACGCGCCTCCGGAAGGCTCAGGCAAGTCGCTGTCGGAGGTGTCCGGCGGTTCGTCCGCGGGCACCAGCTACGAGCAGTACATGGAGCAGGAGCGCACCGGCGGGGTGCCGTCCAGCTCCGGCGCGGTGGCGCTCGCCGGAGGCCATGGCACCGTCACGCTGAACGCCACCATGGGCAGCCTGGGGTGGACGTGGGTGCACAACCGGGGGAGCGGCAGCGCGGGCTTCGGTTCGGGCGCCGCGGCGAACAACCCCGGCTTCCGGCGCTACGCCAGCGCGTCCTCGATGGACTCCTCCACCTACCAGACCATCTCCGGCCGCAACTCGTGGGCGCACGACCACGGCCGGGCCACGCCCGTCATCTGCCCGGACGGCAACACCTATCCGGGCGCCGCGTCCGACGCCTGGGTGATGTCCGACGAGCTGCAGTCCACGCAGGACCAGCACGTGTACGGCGCGGGCAAGCCGCCGCCGGGCCAGGGCGCGGAGGACAACACCACCGTGGATGAGCGCCACACGCTGGGCGCCTGCAACGTGTGCCCCGGCATCTGGCCCTACTCGATTGGCTTCAACGCGGGGCTCCTGCAGGGCAACGCCGACGAGAATGACTACGGCCAGCCCAAGCTGTACGCGGTGCTCCTGCGCGACTACGCCAGCCCCTCGCGCCGCGCGCGGCCGGATCCCTGGAACCTGCTGTTCACCTTCAAGTTCGCCAACCAGGACGTGGAGTTCGACAACTCCGCGCCCCTGGGCCGCATCCAGCCCACGGGCCGCGAGGACGTGCAGCGCAACCAGGTGGCCCTGGCCGCGGGGCTCGCCTACTACCACCGGCCCCGCCCCGCGGCGGTGGGCGGCGGCTGGGAGGAGCCCCCCAACTTCCTCAACCCCTTCTGGCGCGCCACGCTGGTGAGCGCCGAGGGCGCCCGCGACGACAAGCCCGCGAGCAGCCTGGACCAGGCGGGCTTCACGGAGCACGCGGACGCGCTGCGCAAGCTGGACGGCGCGGGCTACCGCGGCGGCAGCCACACGGGCGGGAGGTACTGACCCATGGCCTCGCGCACTTCCGCTTCGCGCCGGGGACAGGCGCTCGTCGAGACGGCACTGGGGTCGCTGGTGTTCGTCACCGTCCTGATGTTCGGCATCTACTTCGCGGAAGTGGCCGCGCTGACCCTCAAGGTGCAGGAGGCCGCCAACTTCGCGCTGTGGGAGGCCACCGGGCACGTGATGCACGACCCGGAGACCGGCGTCTTCCAGCGCTCCAACGCGGAGGCGCTGGCGTCCTCGGAGGCCGCCGCGCGCTACCAGGACTTCGACGGCCGGGCCGGCCGCACCAGCGGCGCGATGACCTTCCAGCTGGCCCTGGCGCGCGCCACGCGCGTGGAGGTGGACTGCGAACCGACGCGGCCTCCGGGCAGCGACGTGGCCATCCTGGGCACGCGCCCGCAGGACGCGGATCCAGGCTCGGAGGCGCTGCGCAAGGCCATGGACATCCAGTCCGACGGCATCTCCTGCACGGCCTCCACCACGCTGCGCGCGGAGCGCCTGGGCAACTTCATGGAGCCGGAGTTCTTCAAGGTGTCGCACCGGCTGGCCAGCGACCAGTTCCGCGTGTGCGCCGCCGGTCGCGCGTCAGGCGGGCGCTGCACGCGGCGCTTCTTCATGCTGCTGGACGACTGGGGGCTGGCTGGCGTGGCGGAGGGGCGCGCCTGCGGGCTCAACATCAACGGCGCCGCGACGTGCGCGAACCCGGACTACTACGAGTGGGCGCAGCGCGTGTACCGCGAGAACGGCGCGGCCGGGGGCGCGGGCAGCGCGCTGATGGCGGGGGTGGGCGCGCTGGGCGGCGTGAACGAGGACCAGTTCTTCATGAGCTTCCGCGGCAAGGAAGACAACTACGAGGAGAACATCGGCGCGTCGCACGCGGGCAACCAGTCCGTCTGGGAGACCACGCCCTTCAAGGCGGAGAACATCTCCCCCAAGTACGACATCCCGCGGCGCAACAAGTGGCTGGGAGGCGTGCCGCATTGAGGTGGGCCGCAGGCGTGCTGGCGCTGCTGCTGGCCCTGTCCGCTGGCGCCCAGGACGCGGGCGTGCCGGACGCGCCGCGCTTCGCGTGGCCCCGGCTCCAGGTGCTGGAGCAGGTGGAGTCGAGCAACCTCGTCGAGGCGGGCGGCATCCCCGTGGCGCTGCGCGCGGTGCACGTGAAGGAGCCCGTGCGCGTCCTGGTCCAGCGCTTCGCGGACGCGTTCCGCGACGGCGGCCTCTACGTGCCGCCCGGCAAGGAGCAGGCGCAGTACGCCAACAACGCGGTCATGCTCACCGCGTTGGATCCACGCCGCCGCATCACCTACACGGTGGTCCTGATGCCGCAGGTGGATGGCACCACCCAGCTGTACCTGGGGGAGGCCAACCACGCGCTGGCGCGCCCGCCCCAGGCCGACGGGGACTTCGCGCCGCTGCCGCCGCAGGCCACCGGCGTGCTGCGCGTCAACGCCGAGGGGTCGCGCACGCTCACGTTCCAGGTGCCCCTCGCGGGCTCCCAGGTGCAGGCCTTCTACGACGACGCGCTGGCGAAGGCCGGGTGGAAGCGCGGCGACGAGCCCGGCCTGTATTCGCGGCCCGGCGCGGAGCTGCGGCTCACGCACCAGCCCGGGTCACCGGGGCAGACGTCCGTGGTGCTGCTCCACCAGCAGCGCGCGCGCTGAGGTCAGGCGCGCAGCTTCTCGCGCAGCGTCTTCGCGCGGCCCTGCATGTCGGGGTCCAGGCCGGTGAGCTCGATGGACTTCAGGCGCTGGTCCAGGCTCTTGGGCAGCTTCTTCTGGAGCGTGCCGGCCTCCTGGAGCGCCTCCAGCTTCGCCAGCGCCTTGTCCACGATGCGCTCGCGCGGGTGGTCCAGCAGGCTGTCCAGGAAGTACGCGTCCTCGGGCATGTCCGGGTACTTCTCCAGGTAGTCCACCACGCCCTTCACCCAGTCCGCGCGCGTCTCCGAGTCCTGCACCTTCTGCAGGGCGGCCTTCTGGGCCTTGCGCTTGCCTTCGGGGTCGAACGTCTTCGCCAGGCCTTCGGGCAGCTCGCCGCCGGTGAAGAGGGCGTCCGCGGCCGTCTTGTATTTCTGGTAGCTGGCGCTGCGCTCCAGCTTCTGCTGCGCCGGGTCATCCTGGCGCGAGTGGTACTTGCTCTTGCCGCGCTGGGCGTCCAGCTCGCGGTAGGACTTGTTGCGCTTGCCGGTGAAGCCGCCACCGTCGTTGTCGTCTCGGGCCATCTTCATCTCCCCTTGCGGGCGCGCCACAGCGCCGCCAGTCCCCGCCGGACGAGGGTGCGCACCTGCGCCAGCTCCTCGGGGGCGAGGGGGTGCTCCTCATCCTGCTCCGCCTCGAACAGCGCTTCCGTCACGTATTCCTGGAGGGCTTCGGGCGCGGGCGGCGCGTCCGGTTCCCTGTCCAGGGCCTTCGCCTCCGCGGCCGTGAGCCCCGGTGGCCAGCCCAGCTCCAGCATGGCGTGCAGCTCGAAGAGCAGGTGGCGGGCGACCCCATAACCTTCGTCCGTGAGGCCAGCGGCGTCAAGCGCACCCAGCAGGCTGTCCTGCCGGTTCTCGTACGCATGCATCAGCCGCGTGCGCGCCTTGTCGTCGTCCTCCAGGTAACGCCAGGCGGCCTCCACGAATTCGCCGGACGGCTCGCCGGGGTGGAAGGGCGCGGGCGGCTGCAGCCGCTCCTTCTTCGGGCGCGGCGGGCGCGGGCCGTCGTCCTCCAGCCGCACCGCCTTGCCCTCCAGCACCAGGTCCCAGAGGCCCAGCAGGTTCTGGTACAGGCGGCGCGCCAGCTCCGGGTCCTGGAAGCGGGGCTCCTCCTCGAAGAGCGTGGGAATCACCTCGCCGGCGTCGGCGCCCTCCGCGCGCGCCTCGCGCATGCGCTCGAGGACCTCGGGGGTGTCGCAGGGACTGCCAGCCAGCTCCAGCAGTCCGTCGAGCGTCTGGGCTCCCTCGAACTGGCGGACGAAGTCGGGGGCTCGGTTCTTGGAACGGCTCATCGTGGGGGCGACGGTAGGCACAAGGCGGGCGTCCGCGCACGGGCCATTCACGCGCGGGTGCGCGTGCGCCGGACGGACGACAGCGGGCGGGGGCCGGGCCGGGGAGCGGACGGCCCCCGGGACGGGCTTGGCTTCCGTTTCGGACGGGGCGCCCCTACTCTGCGCCATTCATGGCCGTGGAACCCTCGTCCGACCCCTTGAAGTCCGCGATGCAGGAACTCTACCGGGCGCGCGCGGTGGAGGGGCCCCTGGGGGAGAACGGCCTGCGCACCGTCTGGCACCTGTCGCCCCAGGGCGCGGAGCTGATGTCGCTGGTGGACGAGGACGGCCGCGTGCGCCGGCAGGAGCTCACGCTCCTGGACGAGCACTGCATCTGGGCCAGCGGCCAGGGCGTGCGCACGGGCCGCGTGGAGGCGGGGGAGTCGCGCCGTCCGCCGGTGGCCACGGAGGTTCACGCGGATCCAGAGCTGGTGCCCCAGCGGCTGGTGCGCGCAGCGCAGGCGCTGGCCACCTACGAGGGGCAGGACCGCTACATCCTGCACATGCAGCGGGTGCTGGCGCTGGCGCGCGAGGGCCTGGAGATGTCCAGCGTCACGGCGCCGGACTTCCTGTCGCGGGAGTCCTCCACGCGCGACACCGTCACCACCCGGACGGTGACCTTCACGCCGGTGACGCCGCCGGAGCCCGTGGCCGCCGCGGAGCCGGAGGCCGCGCCGGAGCCGGAGCCGGTGCTGCTGCGCTACGGTCAGCCGCTGCCCAACGAGGTACCGCCGCCGGTGGTGCGCCGCTCGGAGGGGCTGGTGATGGTGGGCGTCTTCTGCGTGGCCATCGTGGTGGCCATCCTGATGCTGGTCGTCCTCATGCGGGGAGGCTGAGGCGCGCGGGCGAGTCCGCGCGCATCAGGTGCGTCACGTCCGCGTCGGTGGGCACCGGGGCGGAGGTCCTGCGCCCGGTGGTGATGCGCTCCGGGCCCAGCGTGGTGTGCAGCGGGTGCGCGTCCAGCACCAGCAGGACGGCCACCGCGACGGTGAGCACCAGACCGCCCACCCACTCCAGCGCGTGCGTGCGCCGGGCTTCGCGCGCGCGGTACGTCATCAGCCACGTGAAGCCCAGCACCAGCAGGCAGCCCAGGCAGCTCCAGCGCACCGTGCGCAGCCGCGCCGCCTGCGCCATGCCCTCCGCCATCAGGTCCGGCCGCAGCGTGCCCGGGGCCCGCGACAGCCGCGACAGCAGCGTGAACAACTGGTGCGCCTCCAGCGTGCCCACCACCGCCATGCCCGCGAGCGCCGCGGAGACGAGGCTGCCCAGCAGCAGCCCGCGCCGCGCGTCGTGGCCCAGGCGCTCCGCGCTGAAGTGCGCCATCCCCAGCGCCACCGACAGCGACCCCAGCAGCACCGCGCTCGTCCACGCTCCCAGCAGCCGGGGCGCCATCGCCTTGCCCATGCCCGCCGTCAGCGCGACGCCCGCGTCGGTCGCGGCCACCAGCGGCAGCGCCGCCTGCATCCGCTCCAGCAGCACCTCCGTGCCCAGCAGGCCCAGCGTCCACGGCACCGTCGCCATGCCCACCATCACCGCCAGCGGCACCGTCCGGCCCACCAGGGTGGTCCCCGCCGCCACCGTCAGCAGGGGCACCTCCACCAGCAGCGCCAATCCCACCAGCACCGCGAACGGCCCCGCGGAGACCACCACGCTCAACAGGCTGGCGGGACTGCCCAGGAGCACCGGCAGCGTGCCGGCCAGCACGCACGCCGTGGCGGGAACGGCCAGCGCCACGAACAAGCTGGGCGCGACGTGGGGTCTGACTGGAACAAGCATTTCCAGTAAGAATAGGGTCTCTGGCTATTCCTGGTAATTCAGACGGGGGGACGACCCACGAGCCAGTAGACGACAGTGCAGATGGCGCCGGCCACGGGGGCGAGGACGATGCCCCAGAGCAGCAGCTGGTGACAGTCCGCGCCCTGACAGCCGATGCGCCCGTAGGCGAGCACGCCGCCGGTGAGCATGGGCAGGTGCATGCCGGCGATGAACAGGCCCAGGCCGCGCAGCACGAGCCCGCGGTACCAGGGGCGTGTCCACAGCCGGAAGACGAGCGGGACCAGGACGAGGGTGCCGGTGGCGGCGGCGGCCAGCGCGAAGTGCCGGGCGGCCACCGCCACGCACGCGCCCGCGGCCAGGAGCAGGGCGGGCGCCAGCAGGAGCGCGTTCAGGGACAGCGGCTCTCGTTCGCGGGGCGGCGGCGTCGGAGGCATGGGCCTGGGCCGAAGGCTCGCAGGGCGTGCCCGGTCGCGCAAGCAGGTCCGGGGCAGGTGGGCACGGGCTCCAAGGCTCTCGCATCCTCGCGGACGGAGGCATGGCCCCGCGGTGCCGGCTTCAGGCGGCGACGGCGCCCTCGCCCAGGAGCCGGGCGTAGCGGCCGCGCGGCGCGAGCAGCCGGTCGCGGGTGCCGGCGCTTCAGGCGGCGACGGCGCCCTCGCCCAGGAGCCGGGCGTAGCGGCCGCGCAGCGCGAGCAGCTGGTCGTGGGTGCCGGACTCCACCACCCGGCCGCCCTCCACCACGGCGATGAGGTCCGCGTCGCGCACGGTGCTGAGCCGGTGCGCGATGACCAGCACCGTGCGGCCCTTCATCAGGGCCGCGAGCCCCGCGCCCACCGCCGCCTCGCTGGTGGCGTCCAGGGCGCTGGTGGGCTCATCCAGGAGCAGCAGCGACGGCCGGCACAGGAAGGCGCGCGCCAGGGCCAGCCGCTGCCGCTGACCGCCGGAGAGCCGGCTGCCGCGCTCGCCCACGGGCTCATCCAGGCCGCCGGGCAGCGCCCGCACGAAGTCCTCCGCGTGCGCCAGCCGCAGCGCTTCCCACAGCGCGTCGTCCGGAGCGTCCGGCTGGCCCAGGCGCAGGTTGTGGCGCACGGTGCCGGAGAAGAGCACCGGCTCCTGGGGCACCCACGCCACCTGGCCGCGCACGCTGGACGCCTTGAGCGACGACAGGGGCTGGCCGTCCCACCGCACCTCGCCGCCGCTGGGCGACAGGAAGCCCAGCAGCACGGAGAACAGCGTCGTCTTGCCCGCGCCGGAGGGCCCCACCAGCGCCACGCGCGCGCCCGCGGGGATGGTCAGGTCCACGCCCTTCAGGGCCTCGCGGCCGTCCGCGTAGGTGGCCCTCACTCCGGACAGCTCCAGGGCGCGCGACAGCGGCGGGGCGTCCGCGCCCACGTCCGGAGGCACCGGCGCGTCCGCGAGCGCGAAGAGGCGCTCCGCCGCCGCGAGGCCGGTGAGCACCTGGGACAGCGTGCCGCTCAGCGACTTCACCGGCTGGTAGAGCAGCAGCGCCGCCGCCATGAAGGACAGCAGCCGCCCGGCGAGCGAGGGGTCCATGGACACGGCGCGCGCGCCCCACGCCACCGCCACCGCCACGCCCACGATGCCCAACAGCTCCACCGTGGGGCTGAAGGCGCCGCGGATGAAGAGCGAGCGGCGCATCTCCTGGAGGTACGCCTCCGCCTCCGCGTCGAACGTCTCCAGCGCGCGCGGCACCGTGCCGTACGCCTGCACCACGGGGAGGTTCTGGAGCTGCTCGGCGGTGATGGCGCTGAGCGCGCCCAGGTTCGCCTGCGAGCGGGTCGCCACCTTCTTGAGCGAGCGGGCGAAGCGGCTGACGGGCACCACCGTCACGGGGACGACGACGAACGTGAAGAGGAAGAGTTTCGCGTCGATGAGGAAGCAGGTCGCCAGCAGTGAGCAGATCTGCAACCCATCCCGGACGTACGATGACAGCGCCTGGGTGACGGAGAACTCCACCAGCGGTACGTCCGAGGTGAAGCGGGCCACCAGCTCCCCCGAGTGGCGCTGCTCGAAGAAGGCCGGGGGTTGGACGAGCAGGCGGCCGTAGAGAAAGCCCCTCAGGTCCGCCATCACCCGCTGGCCCAGGCGCTGCATCAGGCCGCCTTGGAGGAACTGGGCGGTGGCCTTCACGATGGCCACCGCGACGACCAGGAGGGGCAACCGGGACAGCAGCAGCTCTGGCGCCAGGGTCATCCCCGCGACCGTGACGGGGGCGCCCGTGAGGACGGCGCGCAGCAGCGGTCCGACAATCCAGGCGTACGCGGCGGTGGCGGCCGCGGCGGCGACCGACGCCAGCGTGCCCGCGGCGAGCAGCCGGCGGTACGGGCTCAGGTAGGCGAGGAGCCGGCGGTAGACGTGGGCGGAGGGACGGGGGGCCACGGGAGGGGGCGCACTCTGTCACCGAGCCAACGGTGACGTCCAAGCGAAAGGGGCGTGGGGCGCGGCCGTGCATGTCCGGCTGCCCCACGGCCAGCCAGGGAGCGCTCGTGCCTGCCTGCGTTGCCGCATCCCACACATGCGGACAGCTTGAGATGCGCCATGGAAACCAACTCCGAGAAAGAAGTCCTGTTCAATCCCGGCTGTGAGTCGGTCGTGGAGGACGAAGAGCGCCGCCGTCTGCTCTGGCTGATGGCCGAGTACTTCCGGACCATCGGTTACTCGGACATCAAGGCCCGGCTGCCTGGTTTCATGCCGCCGCCCGTGCTCTCCGGCACCATCGAGGACCACCGCCCGGACTTCACCTGCCGTCAGTCCGACTCCGCCCGCACGCCCATCATCCTGGAGATCGTCACCCCGGGCATGGTGGATGATCCGACGGCGGAGAACCGCTGGAGCCTGCTCGCGAGCGCCGCGAAGCTCTACAACGCGGAGCTGCACTTCGTGGTCCCCAAGTGGAGCGTCAACGGCCCCGTGGACCCGGCCCTCAAGCGCCGGCTCGCCCGCATGGAGCTGACGGTCAACCGCGTCTGGACCGTGTAGCACCCCCACGGGCTTCACCCGGGGGAACCCGGGCCTGGATTGCTGGCGAGTTTCGCTGCGTTATAGTGACTCGGATTCTCAACGCAGCTTGAAAACGCCAGCAAATTCCAGGGGTTCGATTCGATGGCAGGGGCCGCAGGGCAGAAGCGCGACTACTACGAGGTCCTGGGCGTCCAGAAGACTGTCTCGGCGCAGGACCTGAAGAGCGCGTTCCGCAAGGTCGCGTTGCAGTACCACCCGGACCGCAACCCCGGGAACCACGAGGCCGAGGAGAAGTTCAAGGAAGCCTCGGAGGCCTATGAGGTCCTGAGCGATCCGGACCGGCGCACGAAGTACGACCGCTTCGGGCACGCGGGCAACCCCTTCGGGGACGCGGGCGGTGGCTTCCAGGGCGTCAACATCAACGACATCTTCGGGGAGATCTTCGGAGACATCTTCGGGGGCGGCGGCGGCCGGGGGCGGCGGCAGACCAGCCGCGGCGCGGACCTGCGCTACAACCTGGAGATCTCCTTCGAGGAGGCGGCGTTCGGCTGCCGCCCGAAGGTGACCATCCCGCGTCCGAAGAAGTGCGACACCTGCTCCGGCTCTGGCAGCAAGAGCGGCGCGGCGCCCCGGCAGTGCGCGGCGTGCGGCGGCAGCGGGGAGCTGCGCTACTCGCAGGGCTTCTTCGCGGTGTCCCGGCCGTGCGGCGACTGCGGCGGCACGGGCGCCACCATCCCGGATCCCTGCGGCAAGTGCCGGGGCTCCGGGAAGATTCCGTCGGAAGAGGTCATCGAGGTCGCCATCCCGGGCGGCGTGGACAACGGCACGCGCGTGCGGCTGTCCGGCATGGGCGAGCCCGGGGACCGGGGCGGGCCCGCGGGCGACCTGTACGTGACGGTCATCGTGCGCGAGCACCCGCTGTTCCAGCGCGAGGAGTACGAGGTCTTCTGCGAGGTGCCGGTGTCCTTCACGCAGGCGGCGCTGGGCGCGAAGATCGACGTGCCCACGCTGGACGGCAAGGTGAAGATGACCATCCCGCAGGGCACCCAGTCCGGCAAGGTGTTCCGCCTGCGCGGCAAGGGCATCCCGCATCTGCACAGCCAGCAGCGCGGGGATCAGCACGTGCGCGTCATCATCGAAACGCCCACGGAGCTGTCGTCGAAGCAGCGCGAGCTGCTGGAGCGCTTCGCGGAGGTCTCCGGCGAGGAGACCCACCCCCAGTCGAAGTCCTTCTTCGACAAGGTGAAGGAACTCTTCGGCTAGCTGGCCGGGCGTGCGTCCCGGGCCGCGCGTGGGCGCGGTCCCGGGGCCACGGCGCGAGGGCTTCCCCTCGGTGACGCACGCGGGCACGCGCGGTGCATTGAAGCGGACGTTCCAGGGGAATCTTCCCCCCGCTCAAGTGTCGACGGAGCCGCACCCGCGCTGCTATGCACCTCGCCATGGAAGTCCTCTCCGCATCGCGCCGCGCGCTCGTCGCCGCGCTGGCCCTGACGTTGACCGCCTGCCCCAGGGCGCCCTCCCAGACGGATGGAAGGGACACCTCCGGGGGTGACACCTCCCAGGGCCGCCCCCGCGTGGAGGCGAAGCAGGACGCGACCGCGAACGCCGCGCTCGCCCAGGCCCGCACGCAGGCGCAGGCGAACCCGGACAAGAAGCAGGCCGCGGAGGCGTACCTGTCCGTGCGCAAGGCCTACCCGGCCACCACCGCCGGCCAGGACGCGCTCTACAACGCGGGCGTCCTCTTCTACGAGGCGAAGGACTACGCCAACGCGCGCAAGACCTTCAACGAGCTGCTCTTCGAGAACCCCCTCTACGACCAGGCCGAGGACGCCAAGCACAAGCTGGCCCTCTCCGCCATGGAGGTGGGCGCCTACCGCGACGCGTACCAGACCCTCACCAGCCTGGCGGAGCGCGCGGAAGGGGAGCAGAAGGAGCAGCTGCTGAGGGAGGCCTCGCGCGCGGCGGAGGGCGCGGGCCTGTACTCGCAGGCGCTGTCGTCCGCGGTGGCCGAGGCGGGGGACGCCCGGACGCCGGAGGAGAAGACGGCCGCCGTGCAGAAGGTGGAGAAGCTGGTGGAGGGCCGCGCCAGCTTCCTCGACATCGCGCGCGTGCAGGAGGGCCTGTCCTCGGCCAACCCCGCGTGGCCGGTGCTCCAGTTCAAGCTGGCGCGCATCTACTACCACCTGCGCGACTGGACCCGCCTGGAGGAGACGCTGCAGCGCTTCCTGCGCGAGGCGCCGGACAGCACCTTCGCGCCGCAGGCGAAGGAGCTGCTCGCGCGCGCCACCCGCCGCGTGGAGGTGCGCCCGCGCACCGTGGCGGTGCTGCTGCCCATGACGGGCCGCTACCAGCCCATCGGCGAGGCGGTGCTGCGCGGCGTGAAGCTGGGCCTGCAGGGCAGCGACATCGAGCTGGTGGTGAAGGACACGCAGGGCGACGTCAACAAGACGGGCCAGGCGATGGAGCAGCTCGCGTTCGACGACGGCGCCATCGCGGCGATGGGGCCGCTCCTGGTGGACGACACCAAGCGCGCGGCGCTGCTGGCGGAGGAGCTTCAGGTGCCGCTGCTGACGCTGAGCCGTCAGGAGGGCATCACGGACATCGGTCCGTACGTCTTCCGCAACATGCTGACGAACTCCGCGCAGGCGCGCGCCATCGCGGACTACGCGATGAACGTGAAGGGCTACAAGCGCTTCGCGGTGCTCTACCCGAACATCCCCTACGGCGTGGAGCTGGCGAACGAGTTCTGGGACGACGTCGTGTCGCGCGGCGGCGCGGTGCGCGGCGCGGAGTCGTACTCCTACGACCAGACCACGTTCACCGGCGAGGCCAAGCGCCTGGTGGGCCGCTACTACCTGGAGGACCGCGGCGACTACGCGGAGGCCGTGCGCGACGTGCAGGACGAGAAGATCACCGACGCGTACCGCCGCCGCAAGGCGATGGAGAAGGCCCGCAGCGGCGTGGAGCCCATCATTGACTTCGAGGGCCTGTTCATCCCGGACGACTGGCGCCGGGTGAGCCTGGTGACGCCCGCGCTCGCGGTGGAGGACATCGTCACCAACGCGTGCGACCCGCGCGACCTGGAGCGGATCCGCAAGACGACGGGCAAGAAGGACCTGAAGACCGTGACGCTCTTCGGCACCAACCAGTGGTCCAGCCCCAAGGGCCGCTCGGGCCTGCCGGAGCTGCTGGAGCGCGGCGGCAAGTTCGTCACCTGCTCGGTGTACGTGGACGGCTTCTTCGTGGACTCGCAGCGGCCGGCCACGCAGAAGTTCGTGAAGTCCTACCGCGAGGCGTACCGCGAGACGGGGCGCGACCCCGGCCTGCTGGAGGCCATCGGCTTCGACTCGGCGCGCATGGTGCGGCAGGTGATTGACAAGCAGCGGCCCAACACGCGCGCGGCGATGCGCGAGGCCATGGCGGGGCTGAAGGACTTCGACGGCGCCACCGGCCGCACGTCCTTCAACGACAAGCGCGAAGCGGACAAGCAGCTGTTCCTGCTGTCCGTGGACAGCAAGGGCGTCAACGAGATCAACGTCGAGAAGGAAAAGGCCGCCGCCCGCGGCTCGGGTTCATGAGCCCGCGCGCCGGGGCCTTCGTCCTCGCGGGGGTGCTGGGGCTCGCGGGCTGCGCGCACGCGCCCTCGTCCCTGTCGCCGTGGACGCTGTCGCAGCTGGAGTCCATCGCGGGGAGCTACCTCGAGGGGCCCGTGGAGGGCTTCGACGGGACGCCCACCGTCCTCAACCGCAAGGACTTCATCTGGGCGCTGGACTTCGCGCCTGGTGGCGACCGCGTGGC
This Corallococcus silvisoli DNA region includes the following protein-coding sequences:
- a CDS encoding pilus assembly protein TadG-related protein; this encodes MQPARLLRHGGRGQALVLFSLSLLLLTLMVLMTLGFGMRAKERVEIQMAADAAAYSQAVSTARTFNAIAVMNRAQIAHMVAMAGTQSMISYGSQQYAARQASPCPLPSTAWSGLDQAAATQVQQLQGRAGDMFRAELVMYNRLVGTHLAGQGLTKLIARQINPELDAPPEGSGKSLSEVSGGSSAGTSYEQYMEQERTGGVPSSSGAVALAGGHGTVTLNATMGSLGWTWVHNRGSGSAGFGSGAAANNPGFRRYASASSMDSSTYQTISGRNSWAHDHGRATPVICPDGNTYPGAASDAWVMSDELQSTQDQHVYGAGKPPPGQGAEDNTTVDERHTLGACNVCPGIWPYSIGFNAGLLQGNADENDYGQPKLYAVLLRDYASPSRRARPDPWNLLFTFKFANQDVEFDNSAPLGRIQPTGREDVQRNQVALAAGLAYYHRPRPAAVGGGWEEPPNFLNPFWRATLVSAEGARDDKPASSLDQAGFTEHADALRKLDGAGYRGGSHTGGRY
- a CDS encoding ABC transporter ATP-binding protein; translation: MAPRPSAHVYRRLLAYLSPYRRLLAAGTLASVAAAAATAAYAWIVGPLLRAVLTGAPVTVAGMTLAPELLLSRLPLLVVAVAIVKATAQFLQGGLMQRLGQRVMADLRGFLYGRLLVQPPAFFEQRHSGELVARFTSDVPLVEFSVTQALSSYVRDGLQICSLLATCFLIDAKLFLFTFVVVPVTVVPVSRFARSLKKVATRSQANLGALSAITAEQLQNLPVVQAYGTVPRALETFDAEAEAYLQEMRRSLFIRGAFSPTVELLGIVGVAVAVAWGARAVSMDPSLAGRLLSFMAAALLLYQPVKSLSGTLSQVLTGLAAAERLFALADAPVPPDVGADAPPLSRALELSGVRATYADGREALKGVDLTIPAGARVALVGPSGAGKTTLFSVLLGFLSPSGGEVRWDGQPLSSLKASSVRGQVAWVPQEPVLFSGTVRHNLRLGQPDAPDDALWEALRLAHAEDFVRALPGGLDEPVGERGSRLSGGQRQRLALARAFLCRPSLLLLDEPTSALDATSEAAVGAGLAALMKGRTVLVIAHRLSTVRDADLIAVVEGGRVVESGTHDQLLALRGRYARLLGEGAVAA
- the dnaJ gene encoding molecular chaperone DnaJ, with translation MAGAAGQKRDYYEVLGVQKTVSAQDLKSAFRKVALQYHPDRNPGNHEAEEKFKEASEAYEVLSDPDRRTKYDRFGHAGNPFGDAGGGFQGVNINDIFGEIFGDIFGGGGGRGRRQTSRGADLRYNLEISFEEAAFGCRPKVTIPRPKKCDTCSGSGSKSGAAPRQCAACGGSGELRYSQGFFAVSRPCGDCGGTGATIPDPCGKCRGSGKIPSEEVIEVAIPGGVDNGTRVRLSGMGEPGDRGGPAGDLYVTVIVREHPLFQREEYEVFCEVPVSFTQAALGAKIDVPTLDGKVKMTIPQGTQSGKVFRLRGKGIPHLHSQQRGDQHVRVIIETPTELSSKQRELLERFAEVSGEETHPQSKSFFDKVKELFG
- a CDS encoding penicillin-binding protein activator — protein: MEVLSASRRALVAALALTLTACPRAPSQTDGRDTSGGDTSQGRPRVEAKQDATANAALAQARTQAQANPDKKQAAEAYLSVRKAYPATTAGQDALYNAGVLFYEAKDYANARKTFNELLFENPLYDQAEDAKHKLALSAMEVGAYRDAYQTLTSLAERAEGEQKEQLLREASRAAEGAGLYSQALSSAVAEAGDARTPEEKTAAVQKVEKLVEGRASFLDIARVQEGLSSANPAWPVLQFKLARIYYHLRDWTRLEETLQRFLREAPDSTFAPQAKELLARATRRVEVRPRTVAVLLPMTGRYQPIGEAVLRGVKLGLQGSDIELVVKDTQGDVNKTGQAMEQLAFDDGAIAAMGPLLVDDTKRAALLAEELQVPLLTLSRQEGITDIGPYVFRNMLTNSAQARAIADYAMNVKGYKRFAVLYPNIPYGVELANEFWDDVVSRGGAVRGAESYSYDQTTFTGEAKRLVGRYYLEDRGDYAEAVRDVQDEKITDAYRRRKAMEKARSGVEPIIDFEGLFIPDDWRRVSLVTPALAVEDIVTNACDPRDLERIRKTTGKKDLKTVTLFGTNQWSSPKGRSGLPELLERGGKFVTCSVYVDGFFVDSQRPATQKFVKSYREAYRETGRDPGLLEAIGFDSARMVRQVIDKQRPNTRAAMREAMAGLKDFDGATGRTSFNDKREADKQLFLLSVDSKGVNEINVEKEKAAARGSGS